The Lutra lutra chromosome 15, mLutLut1.2, whole genome shotgun sequence genome includes a region encoding these proteins:
- the METTL18 gene encoding histidine protein methyltransferase 1 homolog, translating to MTFQFNFTIENHLENESTPLGDGTLALDSSKESSVSENKKGRRRDRKRSTEQLEWPQDHLLECKPVGSTAPSQDTDGSVSAANSSRNLEPHENHPCVRVAKEHPLPEDVIKVLENKVVETLPGPQHVNVSIVKTILLKENVAGENIVSQSISSHSDLISGVYEGGLKIWECTFDLLAYFTKAQVKFAGKKVLDLGCGSGLLGIAAFKGGAREIHFQDYNSTVIDEVTLPNVVANFTVEDEGNDVNEPNVKRRRKSEIAQELCKCRFFSGEWSEFCKLVLSSENFFEKYDLILTSETIYNPDYYSTLHQTFLGLLDKNGRVLLASKAHYFGVGGGTYLFQKFVEERNVFETRTLEIVDEGLKRFLIEMTFK from the coding sequence ATGacttttcagtttaattttacTATAGAAAACCATCTGGAAAATGAATCCACACCCCTTGGAGATGGAACTTTGGCCCTGGATTCCTCCAAAGAGTCTTCagtctcagaaaataaaaaaggtcgACGTAGGGACAGAAAACGTTCTACAGAACAGCTTGAGTGGCCTCAGGATCATTTGTTGGAGTGTAAGCCAGTGGGCAGCACAGCTCCCTCTCAAGACACAGACGGCTCAGTCAGTGCAGCAAACAGCTCACGTAACCTGGAGCCGCATGAAAACCATCCCTGCGTGAGAGTGGCCAAAGAGCATCCTCTGCCCGAAGATGTAATCAAAGTGCTAGAAAACAAAGTCGTGGAAACATTACCAGGTCCCCAACATGTTAATGTATCCATTGTGAAAACCATCTTGTTGAAAGAGAATGTCGCTGGAGAAAACATAGTGTCACAAAGCATTTCTTCTCACTCTGATCTGATTTCAGGGGTTTATGAAGGAGGCTTAAAAATCTGGGAATGTACCTTTGACCTACTGGCTTATTTCACAAAGGCCCAGGTAAAATTTGCTGGGAAGAAAGTGTTGGATCTTGGCTGTGGATCCGGGTTGCTCGGTATAGCGGCATTCAAGGGAGGGGCCCGAGAAATTCATTTTCAAGATTATAACAGCACGGTGATTGATGAAGTAACCTTACCTAATGTAGTGGCTAACTTCACTGTGGAAGATGAAGGAAATGATGTCAACGAACCCAATGTGAAACGTCGCAGGAAATCAGAAATAGCACAAGAATTATGTAAATGCCGGTTCTTTTCAGGGGAGTGGTCTGAGTTTTGTAAGCTTGTACTAAGTAGTGAgaacttctttgaaaaatatgatcTCATTCTCACCTCAGAAACCATTTACAATCCAGATTATTACAGTACTTTGCACCAGACATTCCTTGGATTGTTAGATAAGAATGGACGGGTGCTTTTAGCAAGCAAAGCACATTATTTTGGTGTAGGTGGAGGCACTTATCTCTTTCAGAAGTTTGTAGAAGAAAGGAATGTATTTGAGACCAGAACACTTGAAATAGTTGATGAAGGACTAAAGAGATTTCTAATTGAAATGACTTTTAAGTAA